One Saimiri boliviensis isolate mSaiBol1 chromosome 17, mSaiBol1.pri, whole genome shotgun sequence genomic window carries:
- the ZBTB4 gene encoding zinc finger and BTB domain-containing protein 4 translates to MPPPAEVTDPSHAPAVLHQLNEQRLRGLFCDVTLIAGDTKFPAHRSVLAASSPFFREALLTSAPLPLPPATAGSAPNPATTTAASSSSSSSSSSSSSSSSASSSSSSSSSSSSSPSPASPPASSPPRVLELPGVPAAAFSDVLNFIYSARLALPGGGGDGAAVAEIGALGRRLGISRLQGLGEGGDAWVPPTPAPMDTSQPEEDSFGPGPRPAGEWEGDRAEVQAPDLQCSLPRRPLPCPQCGKSFIHPKRLQTHEAQCRRGASTRGSTGLGAGGAGPGGPAGVDASALPPPVGFRGGPEHVVKVVGGHVLYVCAACERSYVTLSSLKRHSNVHSWRRKYPCRYCEKVFALAEYRTKHEVWHTGERRYQCIFCWETFVTYYNLKTHQRAFHGISPGLLASEKTPNGGYKPKLNTLKLYRLLPMRAAKRPYKTYSQGAPEAPLSPSLNTPAPVAMPASPPPGPPPAPEPGPPPSVITFAHPAPSVIVHGGSSSGGAGSGTTSAAGSQAASVITYTAPPRPPKKREYPPPPPEPAATPTSPATAVSPATAAGPATATATEEAKGRNPRAGRTLTYTAKPVGGMGGGGSLPAGAGRGPSQLQAPPPLCQITVRIGEEAIVKRRISETDLRPGELSGEEMEESEEDEEEEDEEEEEEEEESKAGGEDQLWRPYYSYKPKRKAGAAGGAGAGGGGLPRSRRPPRWRQKLERRSWEDTPAAESPAGRARTERRHRCGDCAQTFATLRKLRKHQEAHGGGSHSSRTGRRPSTRFTCPHCAKVCKTAAALSRHGQRHAAERPGGTPTPVIAYSKGSAGTRPGNVKEEAPQEMQVSSSSGEAGSGSTAAEEASETASLQDPVISGGEEPPVVAGGGSYAYPPVQEFPLALIGSGREHGGGRGKSGGEGPVGAGDGDRMEGIGAAKVTFYPEPYPLVYGPQLLAAYPYNFSNLAALPVALNMVLPDEKGGGALPFLPGVFGYAVNPQAAPPTPPTPPAPTLPPPIPPKGEGERAGVERTQKGDVG, encoded by the exons ATGCCCCCACCTGCAGAGGTGACAGACCCGTCCCATGCTCCCGCTGTCCTGCACCAGCTCAATGAACAGCGGCTCCGTGGCCTCTTCTGTGACGTCACCCTCATAGCTGGAGACACCAAGTTCCCTGCTCACCGCAGCGTCCTAGCTGCTTCAAGTCCCTTCTTCAGAGAGGCCCTGCTCACTTCAGCCCCGCTGCCCCTCCCACCAGCTACTGCGGGCTCAGCACCCAACCCTGCTACCACCAcagctgcctcttcctcctcctcttcttcctcgtcttcttcctcttcctcctcctctgcttcctcctcttcctcctcttcctcctcttcctcttcctctccctctccagcctctcccCCTGCTTCATCCCCACCCCGGGTCCTGGAGCTGCCAGGGGTCCCAGCAGCTGCATTTTCTGATGTCCTCAACTTCATCTATAGCGCCCGGCTTGCGCTGCCTGGCGGTGGAGGGGACGGGGCAGCTGTAGCAGAGATCGGAGCTTTGGGGCGCCGTCTGGGCATCTCTCGCCTTCAGGGCTTGGGGGAGGGAGGCGATGCCTGGGTACCTCCTACCCCAGCCCCCATGGACACTTCGCAGCCTGAAGAGGACAGCTTTGGGCCGGGGCCCCGGCCAGCTGGGGAGTGGGAGGGTGACAGGGCTGAGGTCCAGGCCCCTGACTTGCAGTGCTCTCTGCCCCGGcggcccctcccctgcccacagtGTGGAAAAAGCTTCATCCATCCCAAAAGGCTGCAGACCCATGAGGCCCAGTGCCGACGGGGGGCCAGCACTCGAGGGTCTAcagggctgggtgctgggggCGCTGGCCCTGGTGGTCCTGCAGGGGTGGATGCCTCAGCCCTGCCTCCACCAGTGGGCTTCCGAGGGGGCCCCGAGCACGTGGTGAAGGTGGTGGGCGGCCACGTGCTGtatgtgtgtgcggcctgtgagCGTTCCTACGTGACCCTGTCCAGTCTCAAGAGGCATAGCAACGTACACTCATGGCGGAGGAAGTACCCCTGCCGCTACTGCGAGAAGGTGTTCGCCCTGGCAGAGTACCGCACTAAGCATGAGGTGTGGCACACTGGGGAGCGCAG GTACCAGTGCATCTTCTGCTGGGAGACCTTTGTTACTTATTATAACCTGAAGACGCACCAGCGAGCTTTCCATGGCATTAGCCCGGGCCTCCTCGCCAGTGAGAAGACGCCCAATGGAGGCTACAAACCCAAGCTTAATACTCTCAAGCTCTACCGCCTGCTCCCCATGCGGGCAGCCAAGCGGCCCTACAAGACCTACAGCCAGGGAGCCCCAGAGGCCCCTCTTTCTCCAAGCCTCAACACACCGGCCCCAGTGGCAATGCCAGCCAGCCCACCGCCCGGGCCCCCACCTGCCCCAGAGCCTGGCCCTCCACCCTCAGTCATCACTTTTGCTCACCCAGCCCCTTCTGTCATTGTCCACGGGGGCAGCAGCAGTGGTGGAGCAGGGAGTGGGACGACCAGCGCAGCAGGGTCCCAAGCCGCCTCTGTTATCACTTACACTGCGCCCCCGAGGCCACCCAAGAAACGGGAGTACCCACCTCCTCCCCCTGAGCCTGCAGCCACGCCCACCAGCCCAGCCACAGCGGTCAGCCCAGCCACCGCCGCAGGCCCAGCCACAGCCACCGCCACGGAGGAGGCCAAGGGCCGGAACCCACGGGCTGGAAGGACTCTGACTTACACAGCCAAGCCCGTGGGTGGGATGGGTGGAGGCGGGAGCCTCCCCGCGGGGGCTGGCCGGGGCCCCTCTCAGCTGCAGGCCCCACCTCCGCTGTGTCAGATCACTGTGCGAATTGGGGAGGAGGCTATCGTCAAGCGCCGCATCTCGGAGACCGACCTGCGTCCTGGGGAGCTGAGCGGCGAGGAGATGGAGGAGAGTGAGGAGGACGAAGAGGAGGAGgacgaagaggaggaggaggaggaggaggaatccAAGGCCGGTGGGGAGGACCAGCTCTGGAGGCCCTACTATTCCTACAAACCCAAGCGCAAGGCTGGCGCTGCCGGAGGcgccggggccgggggcggggggcTGCCCCGAAGCCGCAGGCCACCGCGCTGGCGGCAGAAGCTGGAACGGAGGAGCTGGGAGGACACCCCGGCGGCTGAGAGCCCAGCAGGGCGTGCCCGCACAGAGCGGAGGCACCGCTGCGGCGACTGTGCCCAGACCTTCGCCACCCTGAGAAAGCTACGAAAGCACCAAGAGGCCCACGGCGGTGGCTCCCACAGCTCCCGCACCGGCCGAAGGCCCTCCACCCGGTTCACCTGCCCCCACTGCGCCAAGGTGTGTAAGACTGCAGCTGCCCTGAGCCGCCACGGGCAGAGGCATGCTGCTGAGCGGCCCGGGGGTACCCCCACCCCTGTCATCGCCTATTCCAAGGGCAGCGCCGGCACCAGGCCCGGGAACGTCAAGGAGGAAGCCCCCCAAGAGATGCAAGTCTCCTCCTCCAGCGGCGAGGCAGGCAGTGGGAGCACTGCTGCTGAGGAAGCTTCCGAGACTGCCTCACTCCAGGACCCTGTCATCTCAGGGGGTGAGGAGCCCCCGGTGGTGGCAGGTGGGGGCAGCTACGCATACCCACCTGTGCAGGAATTTCCACTGGCTTTGATTGGGAGTGGCCGGGAACATGGCGGTGGCAGGGGAAAATCTGGGGGTGAAGGGCCAGTGGGGGCTGGTGACGGGGACCGGATGGAGGGGATAGGGGCTGCCAAAGTTACTTTCTACCCTGAGCCCTACCCGCTCGTCTACGGCCCCCAGCTCCTTGCCGCCTACCCTTACAACTTCAGTAACTTGGCCGCTCTCCCGGTTGCTCTCAACATGGTCCTGCCTGATGAGAAGGGTGGGGGGGCCCTTCCCTTCCTACCAGGGGTCTTTGGCTACGCAGTGAATCCTCAAGCAGCACCCCCTACTCCGCCAACACCACCTGCCCCAACTCTTCCTCCACCAATTCCCCCTaagggagaaggggaaagggcAGGAGTTGAGAGAACCCAGAAGGGTGATGTGGGGTGA